A stretch of Pangasianodon hypophthalmus isolate fPanHyp1 chromosome 9, fPanHyp1.pri, whole genome shotgun sequence DNA encodes these proteins:
- the itfg2 gene encoding KICSTOR complex protein ITFG2 isoform X1, with the protein MRSLSFVQRVCLDFTGSLFPHAICLGDADNDSLNELVVGDTSGKLYIYKNDDSKPWLTRTCVGMLTCVGVGDLCNKGKNLVVAVGAEGWFHLFDIASDAAKAESSSQPEWLFGDDQKPCFTQHIPANTKVMLISDIDGDGRSELVVGYTDRVVRAFRWEEPSDATDLTGGQLILLKKWLLEGQVDSLSVNPAPDGRPELMVSQPGCGYAILLCSWTQDGTVAPGESRSTASAGEGPSRDIVLHLTTGRIHNKNVSTHLIGSISRGTAWSKEDDSKGGLFALCTLDGTLKLMDSSEQLLWSVQVDHQLFALQKLDVTGDGREEVVACAWDGQTYIIDHNRMVVRFQFDENVNAFCAGLYACKQGRNIPCLVYVSFSHKIYVYWKVELECMEPTNLRRVLEERPEYTDLLSKLGVDTRDAEAIRKLIGDVLYRDSE; encoded by the exons ATGCGCTCTCTGAGTTTTGTTCAGCGTGTGTGTCTGGACTTCACAGGATCTCTCTTTCCTCATGCGATCTGCCTCGGAGACGCCGATAACGACTCT CTGAATGAACTTGTGGTCGGCGACACGAGTGGCAAGTTGTACATCTATAAGAACGACGACTCCAAGCCCTGGCTCACTAGAACATGTGTGGGAATG CTAACGTGTGTGGGAGTAGGAGACCTCTGTAATAAAGGCAAG AACCTTGTGGTGGCTGTAGGTGCAGAAGGCTGGTTCCACCTGTTTGACATCGCCTCTGATGCAGCCAAAGCCGAATCGTCCAGCCAGCCCGAGTGGTTGTTTGGGGATGACCAGAAGCCATGTTTCACCCAGCACATCCCTGCTAACACTAAAGTCATGCTCATCAGTGACATCG atggtGATGGCCGCAGCGAGCTTGTCGTGGGCTACACTGACCGTGTGGTGCGAGCTTTCCGTTGGGAGGAGCCGTCTGATGCCACCGACCTGACTGGCGGTCAGCTGATTTTGTTGAAGAAATGGCTCCTGGAGGGGCAG GTGGACAGTCTGTCAGTGAACCCAGCCCCAGACGGCAGGCCCGAGCTCATGGTCTCTCAGCCAGGCTGTGGTTATGCCATCCTGCTCTGTTCCTGGACACAAGATGGCACTGTGGCGCCTGGAGAGAGCCGTTCGACCGCTTCTGCAGG AGAAGGGCCCTCCAGAGACATCGTTCTTCACCTGACCACCGGCCGCATTCATAACAAGAACGTGTCGACCCATTTGATAGGCAGCATCAGTAGGGGTACTGCAt GGTCGAAGGAGGACGACTCTAAAGGAGGCTTATTTGCTCTCTGCACTTTAGATG GTACCCTGAAGCTTATGGACAGCTCTGAGCAGCTCCTGTGGTCGGTGCAGGTGGATCACCAGCTCTTCGCACTGCAGAAGCTGGATGTCACG GGTGATGGCAGAGAGGAGGTGGTGGCGTGTGCCTGGGATGGCCAGACGTATATCATCGACCATAATCGCATGGTTGTGCGATTCCAGTTTGATGAGAACGTGAATGCTTTCTGTGCTG GACTGTATGCGTGCAAGCAGGGCAGGAACATTCCATGTCTGGTGTACGTGAGCTTCAGCCACAAGATCTACGTGTACTGGAAGGTCGAGCTGGAGTGCATGGAACCTACCAACCTCAGGAGAGTGCTGGAGGAGAGGCCAGAATACACAGATCTGCTGAGCAAACTGGGAGTGG
- the itfg2 gene encoding KICSTOR complex protein ITFG2 isoform X2, with protein MRSLSFVQRVCLDFTGSLFPHAICLGDADNDSLNELVVGDTSGKLYIYKNDDSKPWLTRTCVGMLTCVGVGDLCNKGKNLVVAVGAEGWFHLFDIASDAAKAESSSQPEWLFGDDQKPCFTQHIPANTKVMLISDIDGDGRSELVVGYTDRVVRAFRWEEPSDATDLTGGQLILLKKWLLEGQVDSLSVNPAPDGRPELMVSQPGCGYAILLCSWTQDGTVAPGESRSTASAGEGPSRDIVLHLTTGRIHNKNVSTHLIGSISRGSKEDDSKGGLFALCTLDGTLKLMDSSEQLLWSVQVDHQLFALQKLDVTGDGREEVVACAWDGQTYIIDHNRMVVRFQFDENVNAFCAGLYACKQGRNIPCLVYVSFSHKIYVYWKVELECMEPTNLRRVLEERPEYTDLLSKLGVDTRDAEAIRKLIGDVLYRDSE; from the exons ATGCGCTCTCTGAGTTTTGTTCAGCGTGTGTGTCTGGACTTCACAGGATCTCTCTTTCCTCATGCGATCTGCCTCGGAGACGCCGATAACGACTCT CTGAATGAACTTGTGGTCGGCGACACGAGTGGCAAGTTGTACATCTATAAGAACGACGACTCCAAGCCCTGGCTCACTAGAACATGTGTGGGAATG CTAACGTGTGTGGGAGTAGGAGACCTCTGTAATAAAGGCAAG AACCTTGTGGTGGCTGTAGGTGCAGAAGGCTGGTTCCACCTGTTTGACATCGCCTCTGATGCAGCCAAAGCCGAATCGTCCAGCCAGCCCGAGTGGTTGTTTGGGGATGACCAGAAGCCATGTTTCACCCAGCACATCCCTGCTAACACTAAAGTCATGCTCATCAGTGACATCG atggtGATGGCCGCAGCGAGCTTGTCGTGGGCTACACTGACCGTGTGGTGCGAGCTTTCCGTTGGGAGGAGCCGTCTGATGCCACCGACCTGACTGGCGGTCAGCTGATTTTGTTGAAGAAATGGCTCCTGGAGGGGCAG GTGGACAGTCTGTCAGTGAACCCAGCCCCAGACGGCAGGCCCGAGCTCATGGTCTCTCAGCCAGGCTGTGGTTATGCCATCCTGCTCTGTTCCTGGACACAAGATGGCACTGTGGCGCCTGGAGAGAGCCGTTCGACCGCTTCTGCAGG AGAAGGGCCCTCCAGAGACATCGTTCTTCACCTGACCACCGGCCGCATTCATAACAAGAACGTGTCGACCCATTTGATAGGCAGCATCAGTAGGG GGTCGAAGGAGGACGACTCTAAAGGAGGCTTATTTGCTCTCTGCACTTTAGATG GTACCCTGAAGCTTATGGACAGCTCTGAGCAGCTCCTGTGGTCGGTGCAGGTGGATCACCAGCTCTTCGCACTGCAGAAGCTGGATGTCACG GGTGATGGCAGAGAGGAGGTGGTGGCGTGTGCCTGGGATGGCCAGACGTATATCATCGACCATAATCGCATGGTTGTGCGATTCCAGTTTGATGAGAACGTGAATGCTTTCTGTGCTG GACTGTATGCGTGCAAGCAGGGCAGGAACATTCCATGTCTGGTGTACGTGAGCTTCAGCCACAAGATCTACGTGTACTGGAAGGTCGAGCTGGAGTGCATGGAACCTACCAACCTCAGGAGAGTGCTGGAGGAGAGGCCAGAATACACAGATCTGCTGAGCAAACTGGGAGTGG